Proteins encoded by one window of Antechinus flavipes isolate AdamAnt ecotype Samford, QLD, Australia chromosome 4, AdamAnt_v2, whole genome shotgun sequence:
- the RXRB gene encoding retinoic acid receptor RXR-beta: MGDSGRDCRSPDSSSLSSSPQPPTRGGPPSSPGPPLAPLPSAASSLLGTGGPSQLPLGSPFPVISSSMGSPGLPPPAPPGPYGPVSSPQINSTVSLPGGGSGTPEDVKPPLLGVRGLHCPPPPGGPGAGKRLCAICGDRSSGKHYGVYSCEGCKGFFKRTIRKDLTYSCRDNKDCTVDKRQRNRCQYCRYQKCLATGMKREAVQEERQRGKEKDGEGEGAGGAPEEMPVDRILEAELAVEQKSDQGVEGPGGAGGGGSSPNDPVTNICQAADKQLFTLVEWAKRIPHFSSLPLDDQVILLRAGWNELLIASFSHRSISVRDGILLATGLHVHRNSAHSAGVGAIFDRVLTELVSKMRDMRMDKTELGCLRAIILFNPDAKGLSNPGEVEILREKVYASLESYCKQKYPEQQGRFAKLLLRLPALRSIGLKCLEHLFFFKLIGDTPIDTFLMEMLEAPHQLA; the protein is encoded by the exons ATGGGCGACAGCGGGCGGG ACTGTAGAAGCCCAGACAGCTCCTCCCTGAGCTCATCCCCACAGCCTCCTACCCGGGGGGGCCCTCCCTCTTCTCCTGGGCCCCCCCTGGCTCCCCTACCCTCTGCAGCTTCATCCCTTCTAGGAACAGGAGGCCCGTCCCAACTCCCACTTGGCTCCCCCTTCCCTGTCATCAGCTCCTCAATGGGGTCGCCTGGGCTGCCTCCCCCAGCCCCTCCTGGACCCTATGGCCCTGTCAGCAGTCCCCAG ATTAACTCCACAGTGTCACTCCCTGGGGGAGGGTCCGGAACCCCAGAAGATGTGAAGCCACCACTGTTGGGTGTTCGAGGCCTACACTGTCCACCTCCCCCAGGAGGTCCAGGGGCTGGCAAACGTCTTTGTGCAATCTGTGGGGACAGGAGTTCAG GCAAACACTATGGGGTCTACAGCTGTGAAGGTTGTAAAGGTTTCTTCAAGCGAACCATCCGAAAGGACTTGACCTACTCATGTCGGGACAACAAGGATTGCACTGTGGACAAGCGGCAACGGAACCGCTGTCAGTACTGCCGCTACCAGAAATGCCTTGCCACTGGCATGAAGAGGGAGG CGGTACAGGAGGAACGTCAAAGGGGCAAGGAGAAGGacggggaaggggagggggccgGGGGGGCCCCTGAGGAGATGCCTGTGGACAGGATCCTGGAGGCTGAACTCGCCGTGGAGCAGAAGAGTGACCAGGGCGTAGAAGGGCCCGGGGGGGCCGGGGGCGGCGGCAGTAGC CCAAATGATCCTGTGACCAACATCTGTCAGGCAGCAGACAAACAGCTGTTTACATTGGTTGAATGGGCAAAGAGGATCCCACACTTTTCCTCTCTGCCCCTGGATGACCAGGTCATCTTACTTCGAGCAG GCTGGAATGAGCTGCTCATCGCTTCCTTCTCCCATCGTTCCATCTCCGTCAGGGATGGCATTCTTCTTGCCACAGGACTCCATGTTCATCGAAACTCTGCTCATTCAGCTGGTGTTGGAGCCATTTTTGATCG GGTGCTGACTGAACTGGTGTCCAAGATGCGTGATATGCGAATGGATAAGACAGAACTTGGCTGTCTGAGGGCAATTATCTTATTCAATCCAG ATGCCAAGGGCCTCTCCAACCCTGGAGAGGTAGAAATTCTGAGGGAGAAAGTCTATGCATCTTTGGAGTCATACTGTAAACAGAAATACCCTGAGCAGCAGGGACG GTTTGCAAAGCTGCTCCTTCGCCTCCCTGCCCTCCGCTCTATTGGCCTCAAGTGCTTGGAGCATCTGTTTTTCTTCAAGCTCATCGGGGACACGCCCATTGACACCTTCCTCATGGAGATGCTAGAGGCACCACACCAGCTTGCCTAA